The DNA segment TTTTCCACCTGTTATGGCTCCACAAGTAATACCTTGGATCACGATTTATAGTATCTTCTAGCATATTGAAGAAAGTTTTCGTCACTTCAAACTCGCCCATATTCTCAGGTTCTTTTGTTATAAGACGGAAAGTGCATATGTAATGTCCTCTTTTAGGCCTTTCCATATCAACATAGAATACAGCGTTTTTCATCTTTCTCATAATTCTCTCCCCACCCGTGAAAACAGGCGTGTCATGATTCATGAAGTTGAGCCACAAATGTATGTTTTCCCATTTGGGTGCCTGGTCAGATATGTAGCCAAACAGCGACATGCGGTTCTCCCTGCGATAGGTAAGCAGATGACGCAATATATCTTTCTTAGGTACGCAAACGCCTCCCATGCTCATACGTATTCTGATAAAAAGGCGGTCGAATATCTTGCTGTACAGCGGATGATATATCAGTCCCATAACAGCTTCTTTGTGTCGTGCAAATGATATTCCTATGGCAGATAACCATTCCCAATTGCAGTAATGCCCAAGTATAGCTGCACATGACTGTCCGTTGTCAAAACATTCTTCTAACTTTTCCACATTGCGGAATTCTATGTGCTTAAGCATTGTGGCTTTACTTATAGACAACAGTTTGATAGTTTCTAGAAAGTAGTCGCACAGAAAATGATAGAAGCCTTTTTCTATACCCTTGCATTCCTTAGCTGATTTTTCGGGGAACGAAGTCGTTATATTCTTTCTTACTATTTTTTTACGGTAACCCACTATGCTGTAAACCAGTATATAGAAGAAATCGGATATGACATAGAGCAACTTGAATGGCAAGAGAGATACCAAGTAAAAGAAAGCATATACTATGTAATAAAAGACCTTTCCCATAACTTATAGCGATTGCATATCTTTCAGCTTTTTATAATAGCCGTCTTTGCTCAGAAGTTCTTCGTTAGTTCCACGTTCTACTATCTGGCCTTCGTGTATTACGCATATCTCGTCAGCATTCTTTATTGTCGATAATCTGTGTGCTATAGCTACAGTCGTGCGAGTCTTCATCAACCTTTCCAGCGCGTCCTGTACCAATCTTTCCGATTCTGTATCCAGAGCCGATGTAGCTTCATCAAGAATAAGGATAGGAGGATTCTTCAGTATTGCACGAGCGATACTTACCCTTTGTCTCTGTCCGCCAGAAAGTCTTCCACCACGGTCTCCTATGTTAGTGTCATACCCGTTTTCAGATGCCTCTATGAATTCTTTTGCGTTAGCTATCTTTGCGGCTTCTTCAACCTGCTCGCGTGTGGCGTTCTCTACTCCGAAAGATATATTATTATAGAATGTGTCATTGAACAATATAGCTTCCTGATTAACATTGCCGATAAGCGAGCGTAAGTCATGTATACCAAGTTCTTTTACGTTTATTCCATCGATAAGAACTTCACCATCCTGTACGTCATAGTATCGCGGGATAAGGTCTACCAGTGTAGATTTTCCACCACCACTCTGACCAACTAGAGCTATAGTCTTGCCTTTCTCTATAACGAGATTAATATCCTTTAGCACCCATTTCTGGTCGTACTTGAATGATACATGACGGAATTCGATCTGATGCTCGAATGCAGAAATGTGCTTCGGATTTTCCGGTTCCACGATATCATTCTCAGCCATGAGTATCTTGTCTACACGCTCCATTGACGCCAGACCCTTTGGTATGTTATAACTTGCTTTGGAGAATTCCTTCAGTGGGTTGATGATACTATACAGGATAACGAGATAATAGATGAACGTTGGTCCTGATAGAGTATAATTGTTCAGTACAAGGATACCTCCAAACCACAACACGATTACAATCATTACTGTTCCCAGAAATTCACTCATAGGATGGGCCATCTGTTGTCTTGTGTTAACCTTCAGGATGTTGTCCCGGTAGTCGCTGTTCACTTTATCAAATCGCTTGTTCATCTTCTCTTCCGCACAGAAAGCCTTGATGATACGTAGTCCGCCAAGAGTTTCTTCCACCTGACTCATGGTGTCGCTCCATAGAGCTTGTGCCTTTATAGACCTCTGTTTCAGTTTTCTGCCTACAAATCCCATGAACCATCCCATTATCGGTACGATGACAATAGTAAACAATGTAAGTTGCCAACTGATAACCAACAGTGTCACAAAATATACAATAATAAGTATAGGATTTTTGAACAGCATATCCAGAGAACTCATAATAGAGTTTTCTATCTCCTGCACATCACCGCTCATTCGTGCAATTATATCACCTTTTCTCTCTTCCGAGAAGAAACCCAGAGGCAGAGATGTTATCTTCTGATACAGCTGGTTGCGTATATCCCTTACTACTCCTGTACGTATCGGTATGATCGTAGCAGATGAAAGAAAATAGGATGCCGT comes from the Xylanibacter oryzae DSM 17970 genome and includes:
- a CDS encoding lysophospholipid acyltransferase family protein, whose translation is MGKVFYYIVYAFFYLVSLLPFKLLYVISDFFYILVYSIVGYRKKIVRKNITTSFPEKSAKECKGIEKGFYHFLCDYFLETIKLLSISKATMLKHIEFRNVEKLEECFDNGQSCAAILGHYCNWEWLSAIGISFARHKEAVMGLIYHPLYSKIFDRLFIRIRMSMGGVCVPKKDILRHLLTYRRENRMSLFGYISDQAPKWENIHLWLNFMNHDTPVFTGGERIMRKMKNAVFYVDMERPKRGHYICTFRLITKEPENMGEFEVTKTFFNMLEDTINRDPRYYLWSHNRWKRTREEYQRIHQ
- a CDS encoding ABC transporter ATP-binding protein, whose product is MNEFLQVLRRFVPPYKKYLLLTVVFNIISAILNIFSFAALIPILQILFKTDQAVVATKLMAWGSGSMKEVLSNNSNYYIHLLINDMGASTTLLLIGLFLAIMTFLKTASYFLSSATIIPIRTGVVRDIRNQLYQKITSLPLGFFSEERKGDIIARMSGDVQEIENSIMSSLDMLFKNPILIIVYFVTLLVISWQLTLFTIVIVPIMGWFMGFVGRKLKQRSIKAQALWSDTMSQVEETLGGLRIIKAFCAEEKMNKRFDKVNSDYRDNILKVNTRQQMAHPMSEFLGTVMIVIVLWFGGILVLNNYTLSGPTFIYYLVILYSIINPLKEFSKASYNIPKGLASMERVDKILMAENDIVEPENPKHISAFEHQIEFRHVSFKYDQKWVLKDINLVIEKGKTIALVGQSGGGKSTLVDLIPRYYDVQDGEVLIDGINVKELGIHDLRSLIGNVNQEAILFNDTFYNNISFGVENATREQVEEAAKIANAKEFIEASENGYDTNIGDRGGRLSGGQRQRVSIARAILKNPPILILDEATSALDTESERLVQDALERLMKTRTTVAIAHRLSTIKNADEICVIHEGQIVERGTNEELLSKDGYYKKLKDMQSL